From the genome of Acaryochloris sp. CCMEE 5410, one region includes:
- a CDS encoding ISKra4-like element ISAcas1 family transposase, translated as MDYEFRVIVEKVSVTTQEVVKRDTLKIYDIKQPESILDLGLRHEEQISLLSKVQSALLAEQSTLIDPGFKQCIKCGEKIGKLGFQSSTFHAVFSDHKLRIQKHRCKNPDCRWQSSPTTISVFGTDTHPDLVKLQCENGALHSYREAEDNLERQNAQRRTVNNHVQIKKITDQIGERLSEENKTPPISDECAPAAPELIVQVDGGHIPTKDKDKRSFEALSGIVYRPSAIEVVDQHHRQITDKTCVVSALDDELQTIKTYLHHAALKQGMTQETKVTALADGAHNCWSVILALEPHCKSLELVLDWFHIGKKFKNVSNALGETFTKSLDSTKWSLWHGKVDDALRKIALLRDNISDDKKQTKLTSLHDYLKNNRDYLVNYDEREKAGLAYTSQVAESHIDTIINARHKKKQKMQWTRDGAHNVLQIRASMISNEWDEKWLDLVLPEEDKAA; from the coding sequence ATGGACTACGAATTTAGAGTGATTGTGGAGAAAGTTTCAGTTACCACTCAGGAAGTTGTTAAGCGAGACACTCTAAAAATTTATGATATCAAGCAACCAGAATCCATATTAGATCTAGGATTGCGTCACGAAGAACAAATCTCGCTGCTTTCCAAAGTTCAAAGTGCTCTGTTAGCTGAACAATCTACCCTCATCGATCCTGGATTCAAGCAGTGTATCAAATGCGGGGAGAAAATAGGCAAGCTTGGTTTTCAATCCTCTACCTTCCATGCTGTCTTCAGCGATCATAAACTCCGTATCCAAAAACATCGGTGCAAGAATCCAGATTGTCGTTGGCAAAGCTCTCCCACAACAATCAGTGTCTTTGGCACAGATACTCATCCAGATTTAGTGAAACTGCAATGTGAGAATGGTGCCTTACATAGCTATCGAGAAGCCGAAGACAATTTGGAAAGACAAAATGCCCAACGTCGTACTGTAAATAACCACGTCCAGATCAAAAAGATCACTGACCAAATTGGCGAGCGCTTATCTGAGGAGAACAAAACGCCTCCCATCAGTGATGAATGTGCTCCAGCTGCCCCAGAGCTGATTGTACAAGTTGATGGGGGTCACATTCCGACCAAAGATAAAGACAAACGCAGTTTTGAAGCTCTATCTGGCATCGTCTATCGTCCGAGTGCGATTGAAGTGGTGGATCAACACCATCGCCAGATTACGGATAAGACTTGTGTTGTTTCCGCCTTAGACGATGAGTTGCAAACCATCAAAACCTACCTGCATCATGCAGCCCTTAAACAAGGAATGACCCAAGAGACCAAGGTTACCGCTTTGGCCGATGGCGCACACAACTGTTGGTCCGTTATCTTAGCTCTGGAGCCTCACTGCAAGTCCTTAGAGTTAGTCTTGGACTGGTTTCACATTGGCAAGAAATTCAAGAATGTCAGCAATGCGCTGGGTGAGACCTTCACAAAGTCTCTCGACAGTACAAAGTGGAGTTTATGGCATGGCAAGGTAGATGACGCTCTGCGGAAGATTGCTCTGCTTCGAGATAATATCTCAGATGACAAGAAGCAAACAAAGCTCACAAGCTTGCACGATTATTTGAAGAATAACCGTGATTATCTTGTCAATTATGATGAACGAGAGAAAGCAGGGTTAGCCTATACTAGCCAGGTCGCAGAATCTCATATTGACACCATCATTAATGCTCGACACAAAAAGAAGCAGAAGATGCAATGGACTCGGGATGGTGCCCACAATGTCTTGCAAATCAGAGCCAGTATGATCAGTAATGAATGGGATGAAAAGTGGCTTGATTTGGTACTGCCTGAAGAAGATAAAGCTGCTTAA
- a CDS encoding pentapeptide repeat-containing protein encodes MLNLDLFHRYSIGNRDFRDINCSEKQISGQDLSNSDFSNADFTKTILSKVTFNSTNFTHSIFYSSNIYEVAFMYSNFTEVNFYKSKFMQINFSNATLERSNANEIIATQCDFRNVIMNGTTLVKSAFGSCNFTGANLSNCDFRGSQLAYCDFEGANLSGANLTGVILDNTNLNAAIMRQVTMPDGRLHN; translated from the coding sequence ATGCTAAATCTTGACTTATTTCATCGATATAGTATTGGAAATAGAGATTTTAGGGATATTAATTGTAGTGAAAAACAAATATCTGGACAAGATCTTAGTAACTCTGATTTTTCTAATGCTGATTTCACAAAAACTATACTTTCCAAAGTAACTTTTAATTCTACGAATTTCACTCATTCAATTTTCTATTCGTCAAATATATATGAAGTTGCCTTTATGTATTCTAATTTTACTGAAGTAAATTTTTATAAATCAAAATTTATGCAGATAAATTTTAGCAATGCAACATTAGAAAGGTCTAATGCAAATGAAATAATCGCTACTCAATGTGATTTTAGAAATGTGATAATGAATGGCACTACTCTTGTTAAATCCGCCTTTGGAAGTTGTAATTTTACTGGGGCAAATTTATCAAATTGTGATTTTCGTGGATCTCAGCTAGCATATTGTGATTTTGAGGGAGCAAATCTAAGTGGTGCAAATTTAACTGGCGTTATCCTAGATAACACAAATCTCAATGCTGCTATCATGAGACAAGTAACTATGCCTGATGGTAGACTTCATAACTAA
- a CDS encoding S24 family peptidase, whose protein sequence is MIDDHLQKSLNLDEALIPHPAATFLMRVDGDSMVGCGIFSGDLVIVDRSLNRGLWGNGTINNVKLESYTGTAFRPVIEAKNFLKKSLNSTLRKAYRKINFFSNIQFTLK, encoded by the coding sequence TTGATAGATGATCATTTGCAAAAATCTCTGAACTTGGATGAGGCTTTGATACCCCACCCAGCGGCCACGTTTTTGATGCGGGTTGATGGTGATTCAATGGTAGGCTGTGGAATCTTCTCAGGAGATTTGGTTATTGTTGATCGTTCCCTGAATCGGGGTTTGTGGGGCAATGGAACAATAAACAACGTTAAGCTTGAAAGCTATACAGGCACTGCATTTAGACCTGTGATCGAAGCCAAGAATTTTCTCAAGAAATCGCTGAATTCCACTCTAAGAAAGGCTTACAGGAAAATCAACTTTTTCAGCAATATTCAATTTACCCTCAAATAA
- the istB gene encoding IS21-like element helper ATPase IstB, whose amino-acid sequence MLDHWEAIEHQATQQQWSYARFLLELCYLEADRRTQGRLKRALAEAQLPSAKGFTNFEFDHCPDFNPAPLMQLVEDTVWLEQAQNCLIFGPSGTGKTHLAISVTRRSIELGKRAKFFAATALVQLLQDAKLQLQLHPLLKKLDRYDLLVLDDIGYVKKSEAETSVLFELIAHRYERKSLLITANQPFSQWDHIFTDSMMTVAAIDRLVHHGVIIEVQAESYRRQAAAQRSTKATAK is encoded by the coding sequence ATGCTCGACCATTGGGAAGCTATCGAGCATCAAGCTACGCAACAACAATGGTCCTATGCCAGATTTTTGCTCGAATTGTGCTATCTAGAAGCCGACCGAAGGACACAGGGGCGCCTCAAAAGAGCCCTCGCCGAAGCCCAGCTTCCAAGCGCAAAAGGTTTTACCAACTTTGAGTTTGACCATTGCCCAGACTTTAATCCGGCCCCGTTAATGCAATTAGTTGAAGATACGGTTTGGCTAGAGCAAGCCCAGAACTGTCTGATCTTCGGGCCAAGTGGAACAGGGAAAACACATTTAGCGATTAGTGTGACCCGTCGCAGCATTGAGCTAGGGAAGCGAGCCAAGTTCTTTGCCGCCACTGCCCTCGTGCAGCTGCTGCAGGATGCCAAATTACAGCTACAGTTGCATCCCTTGCTCAAAAAGCTCGACCGCTATGACCTGCTGGTGCTTGATGATATCGGCTATGTCAAAAAATCAGAGGCGGAAACCTCGGTGCTCTTTGAATTGATTGCCCACCGCTATGAGCGTAAGAGTTTGTTGATTACGGCCAATCAGCCCTTCAGCCAGTGGGATCATATCTTCACAGATTCGATGATGACAGTGGCCGCCATCGATAGGCTCGTTCACCATGGGGTGATCATTGAGGTGCAAGCGGAAAGTTATCGTCGGCAGGCTGCGGCTCAACGGAGCACTAAAGCAACCGCCAAATGA
- a CDS encoding ParA family protein, translating to MIISLCSFKGGVAKTTTAIHLAFYLSQKKGKPKTLLIDGDPNKSATKWGNRGQFPFKVCDYSGAAKHSQGSDHIVIDTQARPTLEEISTIAEGCDILVLPTSPNAMAMEAIYQTAAALETLDNCRVLLTLCDVRKKRTIADARSNITEKGLTLFKTQIRTYTAYEKAALQGVPVYDSGDPNAKIAWSDYKKLGKEIDKYHA from the coding sequence ATGATTATTTCACTTTGTTCATTTAAAGGAGGAGTAGCTAAAACCACAACGGCTATTCACCTTGCTTTCTACTTGTCCCAAAAGAAAGGAAAGCCTAAAACTCTATTGATAGATGGAGATCCAAATAAGTCTGCGACAAAATGGGGAAATAGGGGTCAGTTTCCATTTAAGGTCTGTGATTATTCAGGAGCTGCTAAACATTCGCAAGGCTCAGATCATATAGTCATTGATACTCAGGCTAGGCCAACTTTAGAAGAAATCTCTACTATTGCGGAAGGGTGCGATATTTTGGTTTTGCCAACTTCTCCCAACGCGATGGCTATGGAAGCCATTTACCAGACAGCCGCTGCATTAGAAACTCTGGACAACTGTCGAGTACTCCTAACTCTTTGCGATGTTAGGAAGAAAAGAACCATCGCTGATGCTAGGTCAAATATCACCGAAAAGGGGTTAACACTGTTCAAAACTCAGATACGTACTTATACGGCATACGAAAAAGCTGCTTTACAAGGAGTTCCTGTCTACGACAGTGGCGATCCAAATGCCAAAATCGCCTGGAGTGATTACAAGAAATTAGGGAAGGAAATCGATAAATATCATGCCTAA
- a CDS encoding PD-(D/E)XK nuclease family protein, producing the protein MAYPLSATKLITYQQCPKAYNFRYERGLSSPSAFGSPAFGIALHKTLADIYKDWNYDYPLPSLDWFAVCWQAHTGELKPAQIHEGWMALRLYYEKYVAPLPQIRKPLGVEGKIKASFQVNNIEFSITGRYDRLDYTDKGLELIDYKTSKTIGPSDGIDLQLGLYFLILEQIYPEALETLSLIYLRQGQKVSLDVTPDHHQQVRELIGDIAVRLRADDEWKPEVGGHCNHCGYQKYCPAKSKKPEPLPEGTKEARQVQLVLGI; encoded by the coding sequence ATGGCTTATCCCCTCTCAGCCACTAAACTCATCACCTACCAGCAATGCCCCAAAGCCTACAACTTCAGATATGAGCGGGGACTCTCTTCACCCTCTGCCTTCGGTTCGCCTGCCTTTGGGATTGCCCTTCACAAAACTCTCGCAGATATCTACAAAGACTGGAATTACGATTACCCCCTCCCTTCCCTCGACTGGTTCGCCGTTTGCTGGCAGGCACATACTGGAGAGCTGAAACCTGCTCAGATTCATGAAGGGTGGATGGCCTTGCGGCTCTATTACGAGAAATACGTTGCCCCACTACCCCAGATCCGTAAACCGCTTGGCGTCGAGGGGAAGATCAAGGCCAGCTTCCAGGTGAACAATATCGAGTTTTCCATCACAGGCCGTTATGACCGCTTAGACTATACCGATAAGGGTCTGGAGCTGATTGATTATAAGACCAGCAAGACGATTGGCCCATCTGATGGAATAGATCTACAGCTGGGATTGTACTTTTTGATTCTGGAGCAGATCTACCCAGAAGCTCTTGAAACCCTGAGTCTGATTTATCTACGGCAGGGGCAGAAAGTTTCGTTGGATGTGACCCCTGACCATCACCAGCAGGTCCGGGAGTTGATCGGGGATATAGCAGTAAGACTCAGAGCAGATGATGAGTGGAAACCGGAAGTTGGTGGGCACTGCAACCACTGTGGATATCAGAAGTACTGTCCCGCGAAGTCCAAGAAGCCAGAGCCATTACCGGAGGGGACGAAGGAAGCGCGGCAGGTTCAATTAGTGTTGGGGATTTGA
- a CDS encoding Crp/Fnr family transcriptional regulator produces MPQTQISPALSSFHWSQLLEEVYQGRQTYDYKRGFNIVLHSYDIWIVCRGIVQLHTSDGEGNEAILGLACPEMPFGLPLTQVYPYTATALTDVVLMRISQQELEQSPVLAQGIQVQLNRRLQQTEALLALNLHRRVSERFQELLLLLAREIGEQVPNGCRIGARLTHQQIAGLIGATRVTATRILGELRKEGWLSVDKTRHIILHESSVVDLQ; encoded by the coding sequence ATGCCACAAACACAGATTTCACCAGCACTCTCCTCTTTCCATTGGTCGCAGTTACTTGAAGAGGTTTATCAAGGACGACAAACCTATGATTACAAGAGGGGTTTCAACATCGTTTTGCATTCCTACGATATTTGGATCGTGTGTCGAGGAATCGTTCAACTACATACATCGGATGGTGAGGGGAATGAAGCAATCTTGGGATTGGCTTGTCCAGAAATGCCCTTTGGTTTGCCCTTGACTCAAGTTTATCCCTATACAGCGACTGCGTTAACGGATGTCGTACTCATGCGTATCAGTCAGCAAGAGTTGGAGCAGTCGCCTGTTCTGGCACAAGGCATTCAAGTTCAATTGAATCGACGACTCCAGCAAACTGAGGCTTTATTAGCTCTAAATCTTCATCGTCGTGTGAGCGAACGCTTTCAGGAATTACTGTTATTGCTGGCAAGGGAAATAGGGGAACAGGTCCCAAATGGCTGTCGGATTGGTGCTCGATTAACTCATCAACAAATTGCAGGTCTGATAGGGGCTACTCGTGTTACGGCTACTCGCATCCTTGGTGAACTGCGAAAGGAAGGATGGCTATCGGTCGATAAAACTCGCCATATCATCCTCCACGAATCTTCTGTTGTGGATCTCCAGTAA